ATAAGTGCAGGGAAGAAAAAAGAGGATGCATCAGCAAAACAAATCAATATTATCAATACTTTACCAATCAGGTCATTTAATTAGGGCCTTCAATGCCATTTGCTGATAGGATAGAAACTAATCAAAGGTCACAAATGAAGAGTTGAACTCAGTGTTAGAGTTAATGTCGTGATAAGAATATTTACActgataaaagaaaaatgaattcATACCTGTACGTAATTGACTATCATTCTTTTTTTACTGTCACagggttttattttttctgggTGTGTTTATGTCCACAAGGAACGCATCACGACTTAGGGTTTCTTTAAGCAGCTGTGAGTGGAAATTGCTTTTTGAAGGACGTTTATGACCCCATTGAAAGGACGACAACTCAAACACAGGAAGGAAGGAGCTCAGAAGTGTCATAGAACACACTACAGTATCAGGTCACTTTAAGACACTCACTGGCAAGTTAAACACACAACCTTTATCATTAAAGTCGCTAACACACACCAGAAACAAGTCTGTTAACTTTAAAATTCCACACGCGTTTTcaattttcttcaggaaattttaaaagaaataaaatataaataaaatagtgttggtctaattttgtgctgccctcaaagtaaacgcacaaaatgactcaaaaacactgaaaattacataaaaaacacaagatgacaaggaaaaaaaaattaaaatataagtaAACCCCGGAAtgacagtaacacacaaaatgcctccaaaaaacacacaatacgacattaaaacacacaaaatgagagaaaatgacaccaaaaaacaccagaataatgcaaaaatctactccaaaaacacataaaacaacactaaaacacaaaatgacactaaaacacacaaaacgagagaaaatgacacacaaaacacacaagaataatgaaaaaaatgactccacaaacactcgaaatgaaatattgaaatattataTAACATGActagaaaaataacataaaatttacaaaacgacaaccaaataacacacatcaaaaacacacaaaatgatactaaaaaaacacaaaaatagagaaaatcacaccaaaaaacacaccagaataacacaaaaaatgatataccaaaatgactacaaaaataacgtgaaatttacaaaacaactaaaaaaaaaaatccacaaacaacaaaataacacaaaatgaaaaacagttataagatacaaaaaacacataagcaaaaaaatacacaaaaagacaaaaaacaagaatGTTAGACTGTAAAAACTGATGTGAATcctcatatataaatatatatatatttagttattattttaatgatgacaattttcagtaatttaaagtttttattccTTCTTACTGCTTAGTGtactttacattaaaaacaaatgttaatatggctacaaacaaaataaagtcaCACCCCTAAggtaaaataaatctgttttaaaCTCTTATTTTAATGGTTGAACGTTTTGAATCAATCATCTTTAATGATGATCTGAGTGAGTACCTGAGGTTGTTCTGCAGCATCAGAGGCCATTAGAGCAAAGGGAACAGAAATCAATCAATAACCATCATTATTGGCTTTGTCTGCTtagaaatggacaaaaatataaaaatgaatacaaatacatgtgGAAAAGACTCTTTAAACAAACGGGAAACAGTAGCGCTAACTGATATTATGTTATAATGTTACAATACATTGAGTCTTTATAGATACATGTGTGAAACTCaagacccgggggccaaatctgacactttagagcatccagtcggcccgcaggaaaaagtaaaaattagagaaagaacaaaaattttTGTGTAAAAGAAATTCAAACCTCCTGGTGTTTATATCAAgtcatttttaacattaaactgttaaaaaaaaaaaaaaaactcaaagttcATGCAAAAatcttaaattttcctcaaattatttcccttaattaagtagaaattggtcacaaaatcaaggaaatttaaagtgaagatactTTACATCAAatgtgtcaaattcaaggcctgggggccaaatccggccctttagagcatctaattgggcctgcaggagaaagtaaaaatgacagaaaaaaaaaattaaaaattctatcattgtgtaaattctaaaataattcagttgtagatgtcTCCgctcctccaaatacacatggaTGTAAATTTATTCAGATTACATGATGatggcagttatttttttaatctcaaagtgatggaaaaaacttcaaaatcttgcaaatttaatcaaaatattctcctaaattaaaaaaaaaaaaacatttgttcatAAAACCAAggaaatgtaatttaactaTAGTTTAGGGTCaattaatgcttggatattgtcggtctCATATTCTTTGTGTAATTTATGCCTAGAAATGCAAATTAGGACAATAATGTTGTCATTGCTCGTTTTCCAtcctaaaacctgtggcccacttaaggtccaactggtctgtatttggcccctgaactaaaatgagatgAAAACTCCTGCTATAGAACAAAGTAACCATTGCTGTGTTTTTAACTTTACTCTGGACTCATGTCACTATGCTGCCACCTAGAGGACAAGTCGTAAAACTACCAGGAAAATCCAACAATATTATTGATGTCTTCCAAGCCTTATTTAGACCATTAATTTAGCCAAAACGCTTTAATAATGCATCGTTTTCATGAATttcaataatatatatacacacatatttaCCTGTTATTCAAAGTAAGAGACGTAGCATCCTTGTCTCTAAATAACACATTGGTTTGAAAGAGAACAATATCCagttaatcataaatatgtgaAACTTTTAAGATGGTTTTAGTAATGAACGACCTTCTATAacacagtgattctcaacattttcAAGCCATGGCCGTCAAAGTAAAGGTAtcagagtaatgtagcaaaactgcattaaaaggagcaaaaatatggcaagaaaaagtcatgaaaataggttaaaatatggcaagttttgtgtagttgcagaaaaagggtaaaaatggttcaatgtgttaatattggcttaaaaatggcaaagaaaaggaccaaaaatggtggaaaaggtggtgaaatgagattttaaaaaccaacagaaattagttaaaatttgcaaattagtcaatattggaacaattagtttaaatggcaaataatgggcatgacaaatggtgactgtggttaaattggcaaaaatatgcatgaaatttggtgaacatatgtgacattatgtggaaaagtggtgaaacgggtttataagtgctgaaaatatctcGGACGtggaaaaaaagtgcagaaaaggcattgaaatttaacaaataagtgtcagaaatggagtaatgtagtaaaaatgcattaaaaggagcaaaaataggacaagaaaaagtgatgaaaataggtaaaaatatggaaagtttggtttggttgcagaaaaatggtaaaaataagcaaaaatgggctcaaattgttcaaaacataTTCTTGGTTTATTGAAGGCAACTGGCGACCCCAaattgggtcctgaccccaaggttgagaactcctgctctaaaacaatattgaaaaaaaagtagattttactGCACTTGTTATTGATCATCACTATTGTCTCTTATTATGGGATGTCCtccagtgtctgtgtgtaaagcGTTTGCTGAGTCGACACTATTGGGATCAGCAGGTTTTGGTTCTTCTCCGCTGTCCTCGCACACTCCTCGGACGTGTCGGGGGGTGTTGCCGTGGTTACCAgggtgctgctgctgcccgTGGTCACCACCGTGACCTCGGTGCCGCCCTCCTGGATCAGCGCGTTGAGGCCGTCCAGCTCCGAACAGGAAGTGATGAAGGTCTGCGTGTGGCTGCTAgtgctagtgctaatgctagcgctaGTGTTTGGGATCTGTGTCTGAAGCAGCGCCTGATGCAGAGGGTTGTTTGGATCTTCTGAGCTGATCTGGGTCAGGATGAGGTCCTGGTCCGCGTTCTGCATGGGAGTCAGTATGTTGACGTGTTGGATGAGGGAGTCGACCACCATGTCCTGGTTCTCTGGGCTGAGGAGGATCATGTTGCTCTTGATCTCAGTGTCCTCCCCAGGTGTTATTAATGAGTCCTCCTGCCCCATAGATTGAGAGACAATGATTTCCAGCTGTGCGGTGCTGTACGGGGACATGGATTCGGGTCGGACCGGGACTTTAGCAGCTACGCTAACGGGTACCACGGTGAGGGCGTCGCAGAGCTGCAGCTGCACCACTTCCTGTGTGTGGCTGTGCTGCTTCCTGTGGCTGCGTAGAGAGTCCTCCCTCACGAAGGAAGCGTCGCACAAATCGCAGCAGAAGGCGCGGGCGGCGTCCAGCCTGGCCCGGTACCGGGTGCTCATGGGTTTGTGCGCCGACGCTACATCGCCACCGCCGCTTTTCTCCGGCTTCTCGGCGTGACACTTCTTCCTGTGGATGAGCAGGTTGCTGCGCTGCTTGGAGGCGAAGCCGCACAGGTCGCAGCTGAAGGGCCGCTCCTCGGAGTGGACCCCGACGTGGACCCTCAGCGCCGCCCTGCTGGAGCAGGAGTAGGAGCAGGTGGGGCAGCGGAGCGGCTGCGCGGGCCGGTGCTCCCTGGCGTGCTGCCGCAGCGCCGTCCGGTTGGTGCACGTGAAGTGGCAGAGCGCGCACTGGAAGGAGTGCTCGGTGCCGTGTTTGATGTGAACGTGAGACTTGAGGTTTCCCTTCATGGCGCAGCGGTACTCACAAAACTCACACTGGTACGGTTTCTCCCCCGAGTGGATCCGCACGTGTCGCTTCAGGTCGGAATTGATTTTGAACTTTGCGTCGCATTGTTGGCACTGGAACGGAGCGTcgcctaaaaacacacaacgacAAAGAAGAGATGAGTTGAATGTTTGCTGCCTCACATCCTCTGGTTTAAGACGTTTTCCCATCATTTAAagaaggggttctcaaccttgggttctccagatgccttcaaagaaactaagaatattctTTATAATTTGAGCCCAatattgcttatttttaccctttttctgcaactacaaccTAAATGTCATAAACCCTGAGATCCTGTTCCTTCCCTCATTAACTCAGTGGGCGTGTTCTGGTCACCCACCGGTGTGAGAGCGCAGGTGCACGGTGAGCTGGCTGGAGTTGCGGCTGGCGTACGGGCAGATCTGGCACTTGAAGGGCCGCTCGTCGTAGTGGATGCGGAGGTGCTTCTTCAGGCTGCTGCTGTCGGCCGCCGCGTACGCACAGTGTTTGCACTTGTGCGGCTTCTCGCCCGTGTGCAGCCGACTGTGCACGTTGAGCTTGTCGCGGCGGCTGAAGCGCTTGTGGCACAGCTCGCATTCAAAGGGCTTCTCACCTGCAacggaaaaataaaacaatatttttattattattactactagtacagtgcccgtcggaagtatgtattcatttagtgggcgcttaagtagagttcttaattatgggcataataataacatactcagtagcattataaaggggtatatttacaggtgcaaagtaaaatagcgtgtgcaattttcctggtttaattctatgagacatgcgcatgatgaatgtgttgtttttttttaactcatttttatatattttttttcgttttggtgtatttttctgtaatgtatgtttttttggagtcattatgtgtatttttgtatctttctgttgtctttttgtgcattctttgtataattattgtttgttgttgccattttagtgtgattctggagtcattttgtgtaattttttttatgtagttttgagcatttctgttgttgttttgtgtacttcctgtataaatattgtttagttttttgttttacgtcatttgtgcatttttttgtataattattgtttttgttgcatttgtagtgtgattctggagtcaatttgtatcttttttagtgtcgttttttgcatttctgttgtcttttgtgtgttttttgtataaatatttagttttgtgtattttgagtcattttcatatttttgtgtgtgtttggggggaggggggggggtgaatccattctaaattcatgcatACCAGTCCATCCAtgtgtacctgcctaactttcactaaacttgtCTATTTTCAGTTGTTaaatgtagtggcaggtgtgtcgtgagtgaagctgcagtaatcaggtgacgACCACCCTATGGAcgtgtgtcgtgacacagactgtaaccgaactaaatggtggtctgttatacaacttccgggtgaggtccgtccggtctaaatagcgaacggtcaaactaacatgaaaataaacgttttgaaatgtcatcaccaaataaagaacagtaaaaaaagtatttttcctcaaaagagaaaagagaagtccacgggagctcgtgcacgcaccggaagtgagctgtgctgtgaaatagatatagatggtgcgctagcgccccctcacaccctgaggtcaatagctgaataggtttcatttcggggccgtccagaagtgaaataatattaaaataaacattttgaaatgaccaaattactccaaaataacagatacacacaatcggggtatttggaacccgtcgaccgggtttcaggtcgaactcgcgttggggagatatttgctccacacacacacacatccagacatccacacacacacagacctcccttgcttttataggtagatttcAATCTTATAATTTATAATGCTAacacagcacgtgtgagtgagttctgtagtgtggcttgtttaggggaaggtctgggtgaggacacactcagaaatacatctgtttttaatgctgttctgagaagtatgAAAGCAGCGGCTCcgaaaatgagtattttaatacaaaataaactaaaaataattacatttttgtatcaTTAATATTTCcatcttattttatattattttatctactgtaatgtgtgcatttgtatttaatccttatactgttgtttttttatactgttttagtttacttttattgtggttttatactATTCACTGTAAAGTGACATTGGGTGACCTGAAAGGTGcatgttttcaaaaaaaaaaccaaaaaaaaataattatttaattaacaatcttttacttaattatgtacgttttcttttccctttctttgtttagtgttcaattttttcatttgtaatatttctcgagcctctgtgagtcatttccccctgggataaataaagcatttctgattctgaaaatatatcaatacaggcgatattgtaattttctatatcaatatatcgcccagccctaccacaCACGTGGAGCGTTGACCTACCAGTG
This portion of the Gouania willdenowi chromosome 7, fGouWil2.1, whole genome shotgun sequence genome encodes:
- the zfp64 gene encoding zinc finger protein 64, which gives rise to MATYDAGGLSVVVETSPDIHICGFCKQQYNNFELFVSHKQTGCSVHASDTSSTTTTVSTTAALTDSNPECVFEETFQQVCSPRSVKKILTRAQKTPSKKLKPALTSKRHTCCFSGCTFKTQYGQKDMERHLKTHTGEKPFECELCHKRFSRRDKLNVHSRLHTGEKPHKCKHCAYAAADSSSLKKHLRIHYDERPFKCQICPYASRNSSQLTVHLRSHTGDAPFQCQQCDAKFKINSDLKRHVRIHSGEKPYQCEFCEYRCAMKGNLKSHVHIKHGTEHSFQCALCHFTCTNRTALRQHAREHRPAQPLRCPTCSYSCSSRAALRVHVGVHSEERPFSCDLCGFASKQRSNLLIHRKKCHAEKPEKSGGGDVASAHKPMSTRYRARLDAARAFCCDLCDASFVREDSLRSHRKQHSHTQEVVQLQLCDALTVVPVSVAAKVPVRPESMSPYSTAQLEIIVSQSMGQEDSLITPGEDTEIKSNMILLSPENQDMVVDSLIQHVNILTPMQNADQDLILTQISSEDPNNPLHQALLQTQIPNTSASISTSTSSHTQTFITSCSELDGLNALIQEGGTEVTVVTTGSSSTLVTTATPPDTSEECARTAEKNQNLLIPIVSTQQTLYTQTLEDIP